From the genome of Candidatus Chlamydia corallus, one region includes:
- the rpoC gene encoding DNA-directed RNA polymerase subunit beta' yields MFGENSRDIGILSKEGLFDKLEIGIASDITIRDKWSCGEIKKPETINYRTFKPEKGGLFCEKIFGPTKDWECCCGKYKKIKHKGIVCDRCGVEVTLSKVRRERMAHIELAVPIVHIWFFKTTPSRIGNVLGMTASDLERVIYYEEYVVIDPGKTDLTKKQLLNDAQYREVVEKWSKDAFVAKMGGEAIYDLLKSEDLQSLLKDLKERLRKTKSQQARMKLAKRLKIIEGFVSSSNHPEWMVLKNIPVVPPDLRPLVPLDGGRFATSDLNDLYRRVINRNNRLKAILRLKTPEVIVRNEKRMLQEAVDALFDNGRHGHPVMGAGNRPLKSLSEMLKGKNGRFRQNLLGKRVDYSGRSVIIVGPELKFNQCGLPKEMALELFEPFIIKRLKDQGSVYTIRSAKKMIQRGAPEVWDVLEEIIKGHPVLLNRAPTLHRLGIQAFEPVLIEGKAIRVHPLVCAAFNADFDGDQMAVHVPLSVEAQLEAKVLMMAPDNIFLPSSGKPVAIPSKDMTLGLYYLMADPTYFPEEHGGKTKVFKDEIEVLRALNNGGFIDDVFGARRDETGRGIHIHEKIKVRIDGQIIETTPGRVLFNRIVPKELGFQNYSMPSKRISELILQCYKKVGLEATVRFLDDLKDLGFIQATKAAISMGLKDVRIPDIKSDILQDAYDKVAIVKKQYDDGIITEGERHSKTISIWTEVSEQLSDALYVEISKQTSSKHNPLFLMIDSGARGNKSQLKQLGALRGLMAKPNGAIIESPITSNFREGLTVLEYSISSHGARKGLADTALKTADSGYLTRRLVDVAQDVIITEKDCGTLNHIEISAICQGSEELLLLKDRIYGRTVAEDVYQPGDKSRLLAQSGDVLNSLQAEAIDDAGIEMIKIRSTLTCESSRGVCAKCYGLNLANGRLIGMGEAVGIIAAQSIGEPGTQLTMRTFHLGGIAATSSTPEIITNSDGILVYMDLRVVQGQEGHNLVLNKKGALHVVRDEGRTLNEYKKLLSTKSIESLEVFPVELGVKILVADGTHVSQGQRIAEVELHNIPIICDKPGFVKYEDLVEGISTEKVVNKNTGLVELIVKQHRGELHPQIAIYDDADLSELVGTYAIPSGAIISIEEGQKVDPGMLLARLPRGAIKTKDITGGLPRVAELVEARKPEDAADIAKIDGVVDFKGIQKNKRILVVCDEITGMEEEHLIPLTKHLIVQRGDSVMKGQQLTDGLVVPHEILEICGVRELQKYLVNEVQEVYRLQGVDINDKHIEIIVRQMLQKVRITDPGDTTLLFGEDVNKKEFYEENRRTEEDGGKPAQAVPVLLGITKASLGTESFISAASFQDTTRVLTDAACCSKTDYLLGFKENVIMGHMIPGGTGFETHKRIKQYLEKEQEDLVFDFVSETECVC; encoded by the coding sequence TGTTTGTGATCGATGTGGAGTTGAAGTCACTCTTTCAAAAGTACGTCGTGAACGTATGGCTCATATCGAATTAGCTGTTCCTATTGTGCATATTTGGTTTTTCAAAACTACCCCATCACGAATTGGTAATGTTCTTGGAATGACAGCCTCGGATCTTGAGCGAGTCATTTATTATGAAGAATATGTAGTTATTGATCCAGGTAAGACAGATCTAACTAAAAAACAACTTCTTAATGATGCGCAATATCGTGAAGTTGTTGAGAAGTGGAGCAAGGATGCCTTTGTTGCTAAAATGGGCGGCGAAGCTATTTATGACTTGCTTAAGTCTGAAGATCTCCAAAGTTTGCTTAAAGATCTTAAAGAGCGTTTACGGAAAACAAAATCCCAGCAAGCTCGAATGAAGTTAGCCAAACGTCTCAAAATTATCGAAGGGTTTGTTTCTTCATCCAATCATCCTGAGTGGATGGTATTAAAAAATATTCCAGTAGTTCCACCAGATCTCCGTCCTCTTGTTCCTTTAGATGGCGGACGTTTCGCAACCTCTGATCTAAATGATCTCTACCGTCGTGTAATTAATCGTAACAATCGTCTTAAAGCCATCTTACGTTTAAAAACACCAGAGGTAATCGTCCGCAATGAAAAGCGTATGCTCCAAGAAGCTGTTGACGCTCTTTTTGATAACGGTCGACATGGTCATCCTGTCATGGGCGCTGGAAATCGACCATTGAAATCCTTGTCAGAAATGCTAAAGGGAAAAAATGGACGTTTTCGTCAAAATCTTTTGGGGAAACGTGTTGACTACTCTGGACGTTCTGTAATTATTGTTGGTCCTGAATTGAAATTTAATCAATGCGGATTACCTAAGGAAATGGCTTTAGAGCTATTTGAACCCTTTATTATTAAAAGACTGAAAGATCAAGGCAGTGTTTATACAATTCGTTCTGCTAAGAAAATGATTCAACGAGGAGCCCCAGAAGTTTGGGACGTTCTTGAAGAGATTATTAAGGGACATCCAGTGCTTTTGAACCGAGCACCTACATTACACCGCTTAGGAATACAGGCTTTTGAACCCGTATTAATAGAAGGTAAAGCGATTCGTGTACATCCTCTAGTTTGTGCAGCGTTTAACGCTGACTTCGACGGAGACCAAATGGCCGTCCATGTTCCTCTGTCTGTAGAGGCACAACTAGAAGCAAAAGTTTTAATGATGGCTCCAGACAACATCTTTCTTCCTTCCTCAGGAAAGCCTGTTGCTATTCCTTCAAAAGATATGACTTTGGGATTGTATTATCTGATGGCAGATCCTACCTATTTTCCTGAAGAGCACGGAGGGAAAACCAAGGTCTTTAAAGACGAAATTGAAGTATTGCGGGCTTTAAATAATGGTGGATTTATTGATGATGTTTTTGGAGCTCGTCGTGATGAAACAGGACGCGGTATCCATATTCATGAAAAAATCAAAGTACGTATTGACGGACAAATCATTGAGACAACTCCTGGAAGGGTATTGTTCAATAGAATCGTCCCTAAAGAACTAGGGTTCCAAAATTACAGCATGCCAAGTAAACGTATAAGCGAGCTTATTTTACAGTGTTATAAGAAAGTCGGTTTAGAAGCTACTGTGCGTTTTTTGGATGATCTTAAGGATCTTGGATTTATTCAAGCTACCAAAGCTGCAATCTCTATGGGATTGAAGGATGTTCGTATTCCCGACATTAAGAGTGATATTCTTCAAGATGCTTACGATAAGGTTGCTATTGTCAAGAAACAATATGATGATGGGATAATTACAGAAGGAGAGCGTCACTCTAAAACAATTAGTATTTGGACTGAAGTTTCAGAGCAGCTTTCGGACGCTCTTTATGTTGAAATTAGTAAACAAACAAGCAGCAAACATAATCCTCTGTTCTTGATGATTGATTCTGGAGCACGAGGTAATAAGTCCCAATTGAAACAGTTGGGAGCATTGCGGGGGTTAATGGCAAAGCCAAACGGAGCTATCATTGAATCTCCAATTACTTCGAATTTTAGAGAAGGATTGACAGTTTTAGAGTATTCGATCTCCTCACACGGTGCAAGAAAAGGTTTAGCGGATACAGCCCTAAAAACTGCAGACTCTGGATATTTAACACGTAGACTTGTAGACGTAGCCCAAGATGTTATCATTACAGAGAAAGATTGTGGTACGTTGAATCACATTGAGATTTCTGCGATATGTCAAGGTTCTGAAGAACTCTTACTTCTTAAGGATCGTATTTATGGACGTACCGTAGCTGAAGATGTCTATCAACCAGGCGATAAAAGTCGTCTACTTGCTCAGTCTGGTGATGTACTCAATTCCTTACAAGCAGAGGCGATTGACGATGCTGGTATTGAGATGATTAAGATTCGTTCCACATTAACATGTGAAAGTTCTCGCGGAGTTTGTGCGAAATGTTACGGTCTCAATTTAGCTAACGGTAGACTCATTGGTATGGGTGAAGCTGTTGGTATTATTGCTGCTCAGTCTATTGGAGAGCCAGGAACTCAGCTGACAATGAGAACCTTCCATCTAGGAGGTATCGCGGCAACGTCTTCAACTCCTGAGATTATTACAAATAGTGATGGTATCTTAGTCTATATGGATCTTCGCGTTGTTCAAGGGCAAGAAGGTCATAATCTTGTCTTGAATAAAAAAGGCGCTCTACATGTTGTCCGTGATGAAGGTCGTACTCTGAATGAGTATAAGAAGTTGCTTTCAACCAAATCCATAGAAAGCTTAGAGGTGTTTCCTGTAGAACTAGGAGTAAAAATTCTTGTTGCTGATGGAACGCATGTTTCTCAAGGACAAAGAATAGCAGAGGTTGAATTACATAATATTCCTATTATTTGTGATAAGCCTGGCTTTGTTAAATACGAAGATTTAGTCGAGGGAATCTCTACCGAAAAGGTTGTTAACAAGAATACAGGACTTGTTGAACTTATTGTGAAACAACATCGCGGGGAGCTGCACCCTCAAATTGCAATTTATGATGACGCAGACTTATCAGAACTTGTCGGAACCTATGCAATTCCTTCAGGAGCGATCATTTCCATAGAAGAGGGACAGAAGGTTGATCCAGGTATGTTGCTAGCTAGACTACCTCGTGGAGCTATCAAAACAAAAGATATTACTGGTGGCTTGCCTCGTGTTGCTGAGTTAGTAGAAGCTCGTAAGCCTGAAGATGCTGCTGATATTGCGAAAATTGACGGCGTTGTTGATTTCAAAGGGATTCAAAAGAACAAGCGTATTCTTGTTGTCTGTGATGAAATTACAGGTATGGAAGAAGAGCATCTTATTCCGTTAACTAAACATCTAATTGTACAGCGGGGAGATAGTGTCATGAAGGGGCAACAGCTTACCGACGGTTTAGTTGTTCCTCATGAGATCCTGGAAATTTGCGGAGTTCGTGAACTTCAGAAGTACCTTGTAAATGAGGTGCAAGAGGTATACCGTCTCCAAGGGGTCGATATCAATGATAAGCATATTGAAATTATTGTGCGTCAGATGCTACAAAAAGTGCGCATTACTGATCCAGGTGATACAACACTGCTCTTTGGTGAAGATGTTAATAAGAAAGAGTTTTATGAAGAAAATCGTCGTACGGAAGAAGATGGTGGTAAGCCAGCTCAAGCTGTCCCTGTCCTATTAGGAATTACTAAAGCTTCTTTGGGTACAGAGTCATTTATATCAGCGGCTTCCTTCCAAGACACCACTCGTGTCTTAACAGATGCAGCTTGTTGTAGTAAGACTGACTACCTTCTAGGATTTAAGGAAAATGTCATCATGGGTCATATGATCCCTGGTGGTACAGGCTTTGAAACGCATAAGCGGATTAAGCAGTACCTAGAAAAAGAACAAGAAGATCTAGTTTTTGATTTTGTTAGTGAAACAGAGTGTGTTTGTTAA
- a CDS encoding ferredoxin, with protein sequence MDYKSQLAFSCPCCCKGNICFSVFNLDVVLTCAICSSTYTFDSVIRNEIRQFVALCKRIQDANSILGSAIVSVSVEDNQMDIPFQLLFSRFPVVLNLSLEGKKIAIRFLFDALNKSILHQESNPIS encoded by the coding sequence ATGGACTATAAATCGCAATTAGCATTTTCTTGCCCCTGTTGTTGCAAAGGCAATATTTGTTTCTCAGTTTTTAATTTAGACGTTGTTTTAACGTGTGCTATATGTTCTTCTACCTATACATTTGATTCTGTCATACGTAATGAGATTCGCCAATTTGTAGCACTCTGTAAAAGAATACAGGATGCTAATTCTATACTTGGAAGTGCGATTGTGTCGGTATCGGTAGAAGATAATCAAATGGATATCCCCTTCCAACTACTATTTTCTCGTTTCCCTGTGGTATTAAATCTCTCTTTAGAGGGAAAGAAGATAGCAATTCGCTTTCTCTTTGATGCTTTAAATAAAAGTATCTTACACCAAGAAAGCAATCCTATTTCTTAA
- the tal gene encoding transaldolase: MSNQFDQLKKLSTIVCDSGDPELVKASGSQDATTNPSLILKVAQEPKFQELLNEAVVWGIRQNGDDVQTLSFILDKIQVNFALEIIKNIPGRISIEIDARLSFNVEAMVQRAVFLSQLFEAMGGDKKRLLVKIPGTWEGIRAVEFLEAKGIACNVTLIFNLVQAITAAKAKATLISPFVGRIYDWWIAAYGDEGYSIDADPGVASVSNIYAYYKKFGIPTQIMAASFRTKEQVLALAGCDLLTISPKLLDELKKSQDPVKKELDPAEAKKLDVQPIELTESVFRFLMNEDAMATEKLAEGIRIFAGDTQILETAITEFMKQIAAEGA; this comes from the coding sequence ATGTCTAACCAATTTGATCAATTAAAGAAGTTGAGCACTATCGTTTGTGATAGCGGAGACCCAGAGCTAGTTAAAGCGTCAGGATCCCAAGATGCTACAACCAATCCCTCTTTGATCTTAAAAGTGGCCCAAGAACCCAAATTTCAAGAACTTTTGAATGAGGCCGTAGTTTGGGGAATCCGTCAAAATGGCGATGATGTTCAGACCCTCTCCTTTATTTTAGACAAAATTCAGGTTAATTTTGCTTTAGAAATTATCAAAAATATTCCTGGTAGAATTTCTATCGAAATTGATGCTAGACTTTCTTTCAACGTTGAAGCTATGGTACAGCGTGCTGTATTTCTTTCGCAGCTTTTCGAAGCTATGGGAGGAGATAAAAAGCGCCTGTTAGTGAAAATTCCTGGAACTTGGGAAGGTATTCGAGCTGTTGAGTTTTTAGAAGCAAAGGGCATAGCATGTAATGTCACTTTGATTTTTAATTTAGTTCAAGCGATTACAGCTGCTAAGGCTAAAGCAACTTTAATTTCTCCTTTTGTCGGCCGTATTTATGATTGGTGGATTGCTGCTTATGGTGATGAGGGTTACTCTATAGACGCAGATCCAGGGGTCGCTTCAGTATCAAATATTTATGCGTATTACAAAAAATTTGGTATTCCTACCCAAATTATGGCAGCCTCTTTTCGTACAAAAGAACAGGTATTAGCATTAGCTGGTTGTGACCTTTTAACGATATCTCCCAAGTTGCTGGATGAGCTAAAGAAATCTCAGGATCCAGTAAAAAAAGAATTGGATCCTGCAGAAGCTAAAAAGTTAGATGTACAGCCAATAGAGCTCACAGAAAGTGTTTTTCGCTTTTTAATGAATGAGGATGCTATGGCAACAGAAAAACTTGCTGAAGGAATTCGGATATTTGCAGGAGATACTCAAATTCTTGAGACTGCAATTACAGAGTTTATGAAGCAAATTGCCGCAGAAGGTGCGTAA